From the Gasterosteus aculeatus chromosome 13, fGasAcu3.hap1.1, whole genome shotgun sequence genome, one window contains:
- the LOC120830148 gene encoding interleukin-6 receptor subunit beta isoform X1 codes for MNTHRHTLDACHFLPAHQIRLSLFSIYKLTTWILVDELSFSCICVLMVKMEFCPLKLRLAVWTMTSLVCVRPHEVTVKQSDLKQCDDRRVCVTDLRDCDHRRTASTQETLNVSCQYHQSAESLTCGWSLHPEGHAEPAVSFIFSSELVIYSCPGIFNPLSRLTVTARIKDYATGREVWSRPWTFLLYDAAKPSRPVLSLLRSTEDSVVVSWRGGDGVCRLRYRVEGAPTWTEAPESVAAHEDETLTYTIKDLLVSTAYRAAVACTEESGIQSDWSAEVSGRTLDRAPSRPPEVCYRVEKRDSGSLLLHLMWKDLDLRDAGGRILGYRVTYETKQQPRRRVQNVTAVTALLVVEEGNCSVAVAAFNSAGYGPAARLAIDPRRRSGLPPVRHLWVSSSFPTAKGLLVQWENPSVPPSVPPVTHLAVQWRSGTPPSNISRWTAVEPLDTSAVIGDADPEESYLISVLPVYGQRCGPPQSLPASLQQGALMEAVQLKVVGVTKTSVSVAWVWQKKSGPIRVQRYRVKLRKDSESHTLSLWPDQRQLTFLNLTPNTEYSLLLLADDSSRNVVPVRTDFDEGPAVAAATPLLLLAAVVSIVSILTRTVYKSYFFPHICSPRGSDTGRWLMDPNHQFPLQKTADRRVLDLEAFQVTRVLGEKSLIVVCPSSEEDLQEDQEVLTEVFQEDTALLSVDKLSALLLSAEYLHEAPGSPENKERPENKERPENKERPENKERRGNALFPAEETPDVGLFPQREDEAAAAAGRECEYVAHGAHQIGQTDADTH; via the exons atgaacacacacagacacacactcgatGCGTGTCACTTCCTGCCAGCCCATCAGATCAGACTTTCTCTCTTCAGCATTTACAAACTAACCACTTGGATCCTCGTTGATGAGCTGAGCTTTAGTTGTATTTGTGTTCTCATGGTTAAGATGGAGTTTTGTCCTCTGAAGCTTCGTCTCGCTGTGTGGACGATGACGAGTCTTGTCTGTGTGCGTCCTCACG aggtcacggtgaAGCAGTCCGATCTGAAGCAGTGTGACGACCGGCGAGTGTGTGTGACCGACCTCAGAGACTGTGACCACCGACGCACTGCGTCTACacagg AGACCCTGAACGTGTCGTGTCAGTACCACCAGTCAGCCGAGTCTCTGACCTGTGGGTGGAGCCTCCATCCAGAGGGCCACGCGGAGCCGGCCGTGTCCTTCATCTTCAGCAG CGAATTGGTCATCTACTCCTGTCCGGGCATCTTCAACCCGTTGTCCCGGCTCACCGTGACGGCCCGGATCAAGGACTACGCCACGGGGAGGGAGGTCTGGTCTCGTCCTTGGACCTTTCTTCTCTACGATGCGG ccAAACCCTCTCGCCCCGTGTTGAGTCTGCTTCGCTCCACCGAGGACTCTGTGGTCGTGTCGTGGAGAGGCGGCGACGGCGTCTGTCGGCTCCGGTACCGGGTCGAGGGCGCGCCCACGTGGACCGAG GCTCCAGAATCTGTGGCTGCACACGAAGACGAGACTCTGACCTACACCATCAAAGACCTGCTGGTGTCCACCGCCTACAGAGCGGCTGTGGCCTGCACCGAGGAGTCCGGCATCCAGAGCGACTGGAGCGCCGAGGTCAGCGGCAGGACGCTGGACAGAG CGCCCTCCCGGCCTCCAGAGGTGTGTTACCGAGTGGAGAAAAGAGACTCTGGATCTCTTCTCCTTCATCTCATGTGGAAG GACCTCGACCTCCGTGACGCCGGAGGCCGTATCCTCGGTTACCGGGTGACCTACGAGACGAAGCAGCAGCCGCGCCGACGCGTTCAAAACGTCACCGCAGTGACGGCGCtcctggtggtggaggaggggaactGCAGCGTCGCCGTTGCGGCCTTCAATTCCGCCGGCTACGGACCGGCCGCGCGCCTCGCCATCGACCCGCGGAGACGCAGCG GCCTCCCGCCGGTCAGACACTTGTGGGTCTCCAGTTCCTTCCCGACCGCCAAGGGCCTTCTGGTCCAATGGGAGAACCCCTCTGTCCCGCCCTCCGTCCCGCCCGTCACTCATCTGGCCGTTCAGTGGCGCTCCGGAACTCCTCCGTCCAACATCAGCCGCTGGACGGCAGTGGAGCCCCTCGACACCTCCGCCGTCATAGGAG ACGCCGACCCCGAGGAGTCCTACCTGATCAGCGTGCTGCCCGTCTACGGCCAGCGGTGTGGCCCCCCCCAGTCGCTGCCCGCCAGCCTGCAGCAGGGGG CCCTGATGGAGGCGGTCCAACTGAAGGTGGTGGGCGTGACCAAAACCTCCGTAAGCGTGGCGTGGGTGTGGCAAAAGAAGTCTGGACCAATCAGAGTGCAGAGATACAGAGTGAAGCTGAGGAAAGACTCGGAGAGTCACA ctCTGTCCCTGTGGCCCGACCAACGGCAGCTCACCTTCCTCAACCTGACCCCGAACACGGAGTATTCCCTCCTCCTATTGGCCGATGACTCGTCCAGAAACGTCGTCCCCGTGAGGACAGACTTTG ATGAGGGGCCGGCCGTGGCTGCAgcgactcctctgctgctgctggccgccGTCGTGTCCATCGTCTCCATCCTGACCAGGACTGt GTACAAGTCGTACTTCTTCCCCCACATCTGCAGCCCTCGGGGCAGTGACACCGGCCGCTGGCTGATGGACCCAAACCACCAG TTCCCCCTTCAGAAGACTGCGGACAGACGTGTCCTGGACCTGGAGGCCTTCCAGGTGACCCGCGTTCTCGGAGAGAAGAGTCTCATCGTGGTCTGTCCCAGCTCAGAGGAAGACCTCCAGGAAGACCAGGAGGTCTTGACGGAGGTCTTCCAGGAGGACACCGCTCTGCTGTCCGTTGACAAACTGTCGGCCCTCCTGCTGAGCGCGGAGTACCTCCACGAGGCCCCGGGGAGCCCGGAGAACAAGGAGCGACCGGAGAACAAGGAGCGACCGGAGAACAAGGAGCGACCGGAGAACAAGGAGCGACGGGGGAACGCGCTTTTCCCCGCCGAGGAGACGCCAGACGTCGGCCTCTTTCCTCAAAGAGAGgacgaggcggcggcggcggc
- the LOC144386248 gene encoding ecto-ADP-ribosyltransferase 4-like, with the protein MRMKMMMAVTVLWVVLLPYGVSGGLMSFLFGHSLDMAKDSVDDMYDGCSPKMDKNARGYLEKEMKEDSVLKKSWTDAEALQKSKDAPTDITKEQLIALYTYTSSDGDLNERFDKATREQGPKYKTAFKYHALHFYLTTAVQTIKAEHDKSNENDSEKKCYTVFHRTDKSFSTKVLKQEVRFGSFASASLDKDRVVSGGKSCFEIYTCMGADVSKHMQNEHRVEVLIPPYEVFKVKKISKRSEQGSLWCDVVYELKSTNKVSNFNCALF; encoded by the exons atgaggatgaagatgatgatggcagTGACGGTGCTGTGGGTGGTGCTCCTCCCGTACGGCGTCTCTGGAGGTCTGATG TCTTTCCTTTTTGGACATTCGCTGGACATGGCTAAGGACTCTGTGGACGACATGTACGACGGCTGCTCCCCTAAAATGGACAAGAATGCCAGAGGATACCtggagaaggagatgaaggaagACTCCGTGTTGAAGAAGAGCTGGACAGATGCGGAGGCCTTGCAGAAATCCAAGGATGCTCCCACAGACATAACCAAAGAACAGCTGATAGCTCTCTACACGTACACCTCTAGCGATGGAGACCTGAATGAGCGTTTCGATAAGGCCACTAGAGAACAGGGACCCAAGTACAAGACCGCATTCAAGTACCACGCGCTGCACTTTTACCTGACCACAGCCGTGCAGACAATCAAAGCCGAACACGACAAAAGCAACGAGAACGACAGCGAGAAGAAGTGTTACACCGTCTTCCACAGGACGGACAAGTCCTTCAGCACAAAGGTCCTCAAACAGGAGGTTCGCTTCGGCTCCTTCGCCTCCGCCTCGCTGGATAAAGACCGTGTGGTCTCTGGAGGCAAGTCGTGCTTTGAAATCTACACGTGCATGGGAGCAGACGTCTCGAAGCACATGCAGAATGAGCACAGAGTGGAGGTGCTGATTCCTCCTTACGAGGTCTTCAAAGTGAAAAAGATATCCAAGAGATCCGAGCAGGGCAGTCTCTGGTGCGATGTGGTCTACGAGCTGAAGAGCACAAATAAGGTTTCCAATTTTAATTGTGCCCTTTTCTGA
- the LOC120830148 gene encoding interleukin-6 receptor subunit beta isoform X2, with protein MNTHRHTLDACHFLPAHQIRLSLFSIYKLTTWILVDELSFSCICVLMVKMEFCPLKLRLAVWTMTSLVCVRPHEVTVKQSDLKQCDDRRVCVTDLRDCDHRRTASTQETLNVSCQYHQSAESLTCGWSLHPEGHAEPAVSFIFSSELVIYSCPGIFNPLSRLTVTARIKDYATGREVWSRPWTFLLYDAAKPSRPVLSLLRSTEDSVVVSWRGGDGVCRLRYRVEGAPTWTEAPESVAAHEDETLTYTIKDLLVSTAYRAAVACTEESGIQSDWSAEVSGRTLDRAPSRPPEVCYRVEKRDSGSLLLHLMWKDLDLRDAGGRILGYRVTYETKQQPRRRVQNVTAVTALLVVEEGNCSVAVAAFNSAGYGPAARLAIDPRRRSGLPPVRHLWVSSSFPTAKGLLVQWENPSVPPSVPPVTHLAVQWRSGTPPSNISRWTAVEPLDTSAVIGDADPEESYLISVLPVYGQRCGPPQSLPASLQQGALMEAVQLKVVGVTKTSVSVAWVWQKKSGPIRVQRYRVKLRKDSESHTLSLWPDQRQLTFLNLTPNTEYSLLLLADDSSRNVVPVRTDFDEGPAVAAATPLLLLAAVVSIVSILTRTVYKSYFFPHICSPRGSDTGRWLMDPNHQKTADRRVLDLEAFQVTRVLGEKSLIVVCPSSEEDLQEDQEVLTEVFQEDTALLSVDKLSALLLSAEYLHEAPGSPENKERPENKERPENKERPENKERRGNALFPAEETPDVGLFPQREDEAAAAAGRECEYVAHGAHQIGQTDADTH; from the exons atgaacacacacagacacacactcgatGCGTGTCACTTCCTGCCAGCCCATCAGATCAGACTTTCTCTCTTCAGCATTTACAAACTAACCACTTGGATCCTCGTTGATGAGCTGAGCTTTAGTTGTATTTGTGTTCTCATGGTTAAGATGGAGTTTTGTCCTCTGAAGCTTCGTCTCGCTGTGTGGACGATGACGAGTCTTGTCTGTGTGCGTCCTCACG aggtcacggtgaAGCAGTCCGATCTGAAGCAGTGTGACGACCGGCGAGTGTGTGTGACCGACCTCAGAGACTGTGACCACCGACGCACTGCGTCTACacagg AGACCCTGAACGTGTCGTGTCAGTACCACCAGTCAGCCGAGTCTCTGACCTGTGGGTGGAGCCTCCATCCAGAGGGCCACGCGGAGCCGGCCGTGTCCTTCATCTTCAGCAG CGAATTGGTCATCTACTCCTGTCCGGGCATCTTCAACCCGTTGTCCCGGCTCACCGTGACGGCCCGGATCAAGGACTACGCCACGGGGAGGGAGGTCTGGTCTCGTCCTTGGACCTTTCTTCTCTACGATGCGG ccAAACCCTCTCGCCCCGTGTTGAGTCTGCTTCGCTCCACCGAGGACTCTGTGGTCGTGTCGTGGAGAGGCGGCGACGGCGTCTGTCGGCTCCGGTACCGGGTCGAGGGCGCGCCCACGTGGACCGAG GCTCCAGAATCTGTGGCTGCACACGAAGACGAGACTCTGACCTACACCATCAAAGACCTGCTGGTGTCCACCGCCTACAGAGCGGCTGTGGCCTGCACCGAGGAGTCCGGCATCCAGAGCGACTGGAGCGCCGAGGTCAGCGGCAGGACGCTGGACAGAG CGCCCTCCCGGCCTCCAGAGGTGTGTTACCGAGTGGAGAAAAGAGACTCTGGATCTCTTCTCCTTCATCTCATGTGGAAG GACCTCGACCTCCGTGACGCCGGAGGCCGTATCCTCGGTTACCGGGTGACCTACGAGACGAAGCAGCAGCCGCGCCGACGCGTTCAAAACGTCACCGCAGTGACGGCGCtcctggtggtggaggaggggaactGCAGCGTCGCCGTTGCGGCCTTCAATTCCGCCGGCTACGGACCGGCCGCGCGCCTCGCCATCGACCCGCGGAGACGCAGCG GCCTCCCGCCGGTCAGACACTTGTGGGTCTCCAGTTCCTTCCCGACCGCCAAGGGCCTTCTGGTCCAATGGGAGAACCCCTCTGTCCCGCCCTCCGTCCCGCCCGTCACTCATCTGGCCGTTCAGTGGCGCTCCGGAACTCCTCCGTCCAACATCAGCCGCTGGACGGCAGTGGAGCCCCTCGACACCTCCGCCGTCATAGGAG ACGCCGACCCCGAGGAGTCCTACCTGATCAGCGTGCTGCCCGTCTACGGCCAGCGGTGTGGCCCCCCCCAGTCGCTGCCCGCCAGCCTGCAGCAGGGGG CCCTGATGGAGGCGGTCCAACTGAAGGTGGTGGGCGTGACCAAAACCTCCGTAAGCGTGGCGTGGGTGTGGCAAAAGAAGTCTGGACCAATCAGAGTGCAGAGATACAGAGTGAAGCTGAGGAAAGACTCGGAGAGTCACA ctCTGTCCCTGTGGCCCGACCAACGGCAGCTCACCTTCCTCAACCTGACCCCGAACACGGAGTATTCCCTCCTCCTATTGGCCGATGACTCGTCCAGAAACGTCGTCCCCGTGAGGACAGACTTTG ATGAGGGGCCGGCCGTGGCTGCAgcgactcctctgctgctgctggccgccGTCGTGTCCATCGTCTCCATCCTGACCAGGACTGt GTACAAGTCGTACTTCTTCCCCCACATCTGCAGCCCTCGGGGCAGTGACACCGGCCGCTGGCTGATGGACCCAAACCACCAG AAGACTGCGGACAGACGTGTCCTGGACCTGGAGGCCTTCCAGGTGACCCGCGTTCTCGGAGAGAAGAGTCTCATCGTGGTCTGTCCCAGCTCAGAGGAAGACCTCCAGGAAGACCAGGAGGTCTTGACGGAGGTCTTCCAGGAGGACACCGCTCTGCTGTCCGTTGACAAACTGTCGGCCCTCCTGCTGAGCGCGGAGTACCTCCACGAGGCCCCGGGGAGCCCGGAGAACAAGGAGCGACCGGAGAACAAGGAGCGACCGGAGAACAAGGAGCGACCGGAGAACAAGGAGCGACGGGGGAACGCGCTTTTCCCCGCCGAGGAGACGCCAGACGTCGGCCTCTTTCCTCAAAGAGAGgacgaggcggcggcggcggc
- the LOC120813873 gene encoding T-cell ecto-ADP-ribosyltransferase 1-like, whose protein sequence is MRMKMMMAVMVLWVVLLPYGVSGGNLMPHAGRKPVAPPPLPLDMAPNSVDDMYKGCVADMEKKAVEFLKKERNDNKVFNQIWEELKANQPTKVLSKEEITALSVYTSDTTYPGFNKATREQGPKYKTAFKYHALHFYLTRAVQKLNALQKECYNVYRRTDVFFRQDVLNKEVRFSSFASSSLRDDLTDFGDKSCFEIYTCNGADVMEHSEFENEAEVLIPPYEVFKVTEITKRSKQPQSGLWCDVVYKLKSTKKTKSNLNCALIQKKRCKFPWCG, encoded by the exons atgaggatgaagatgatgatggcagTGATGGTGCTGTGGGTGGTGCTCCTCCCGTACGGCGTCTCTGGAGGAAACTTGATG CCGCATGCTGGACGTAAGCCGGTCGCTCCCCCTCCACTTCCACTGGACATGGCCCCGAACTCTGTGGACGACATGTACAAAGGCTGCGTCGCTGATATGGAAAAGAAGGCCGTAGAATTCCTAAAGAAAGAGCGGAACGACAACAAGGTGTTTAATCAGATCTGGGAGGAACTGAAGGCAAATCAACCAACCAAAGTCTTAAGCAAAGAAGAGATTACGGCTCTTAGTGTTTACACCTCAGATACAACGTATCCTGGTTTTAATAAGGCCACCAGAGAGCAGGGACCCAAGTACAAGACCGCATTCAAGTACCACGCGCTGCACTTTTATCTGACCAGAGCCGTGCAGAAACTTAATGCTCTACAGAAGGAGTGTTACAACGTCTACCGCAGGACGGACGTGTTCTTCCGCCAAGACGTCCTCAACAAGGAGGTTCGCTTCAGCTCCTTTGCCTCCTCCTCGCTGAGAGACGACCTCACAGATTTTGGAGACAAGTCGTGCTTTGAAATCTACACGTGCAACGGAGCAGACGTCATGGAACACTCTGAATTTGAGAACGAAGCGGAGGTGCTGATTCCTCCTTACGAGGTCTTTAAGGTAACAGAGATAACAAAGAGATCAAAGCAGCCTCAGTCCGGTCTCTGGTGTGATGTGGTCTACAAGCTGaagagcacaaaaaaaactaaatccaaTTTGAATTGTGCTCTTATTCAAAAGAAGCGCTGCAAGTTTCCTTGGTGCGGTTGA